Proteins from one Desulfonema limicola genomic window:
- a CDS encoding rubredoxin: MANPEEMYQCQTTNCGYIYNPDKGDKKGKIPKGTAFEDLGDDWKCPVCGATKKMFKPLG, from the coding sequence ATGGCAAATCCTGAAGAAATGTATCAATGTCAGACAACAAATTGCGGATATATTTATAATCCTGACAAGGGAGATAAAAAAGGGAAGATTCCAAAAGGAACAGCTTTTGAGGATCTTGGAGATGACTGGAAATGTCCTGTGTGCGGGGCTACAAAAAAAATGTTTAAGCCTTTAGGGTAA
- a CDS encoding methyl-accepting chemotaxis protein — protein MFNNISLRKKLIFILLIINIIFFSAIGFSVKKSTDSLTEQAYHQLESIREVKKIQIAYFFNERQANMGALMETAASFKQAAFKKLQTVQDIKKAQISTYFQECTNNITIIAQNPVILESLDAFASVFDEKGSYDQDFYNYLEQIKYGNSFRRYKEIYEYEDMLLVNAQGRIVFSLNKESDLAQNLTDGPLEYSGIGRCFQACKSDVSIQDFEPYPPADNRFQAFIGAPVMETDEFRGALIFKIGTKTLNTIMQRRQGMGKTGESYLVGSTGGNISFRSDRIIQQGVFGESAPGTEIANALSGLSGSTVKIDKKQNLEIVQYDPLNIKGLNWGMITEMGLEEVISPQFEGTSEDYFTRYINHYGYSDLYLIHPDGSIFYSVKHKSDYLTNIIKDKYADSGLGDMVKNILKTKEFQFADFKPYEPSDHKPAAFIGQPVLNNDKIELIVAVQIPIDIINRFMQESAGMGETGETYLLGQDRRMRSDSRSDSEHYSVISSFASLEKGIASTEAGEKALAGETGRGIFLNYLGKKVLSAYTPLDLWGTRWALIAEINTAEAFAGIENLKLIAVIIIITAVIFILILFSYFARNIVAPVNRIAMLAQKISKGDFSDSSAGNLTKSDITRMDEIGVMTRAVKIMSAEIQKVLNETDLLIKSVSRGQLDIRGRSESFEGGWQDLVEGINKVIDAFVKPFQMTAQYIKRISEGDIPEKISQEYKGDFNEIINNLNMLIHNLGHTVLMAEKLARGDLSVKVNILSKKDMLGKSLDMMLNTLKSIIGDINSLTKAASEGRLSIRGNPGKFEGEYAEIIKGINDTLDSVINPLNIAADYIAKISIGDFPDDIEQEFKGDFNSIKYNINQLLSNLRAAVQIAEKIAAGNLSVKVNILSENDVLGRSLSVMIDTINDIVKDINNLTASALEGKLKIRGDEGKFGGEYASIIKGVNSTLDAVVNPLNQTADYVDRISKGDIPEKITENYKGDFNEIRNNLNSMIEKLTRFAIDVQNAAEQVATGSEQLSSSADQVSQGTSQQAAGIEEISSSMEEMSSMVRQSADNARQTAAIAMKTAQDTNEGKEAVQETVKAMKTISEKIHIIEDIARQTNMLALNAAIEAARAGDHGKGFAVVAAEIRKLAEKSQKAAQSINTLSAANVEISENAGLLLDNMVTGIQKTSELIQEISISSSEQSDGIVQVNKAVQQLDQIIQLNASSTQEMASASLDFSSQADRLLKSASFFKTPKKINPDTSKIELKEKSGRPFQEKSKIPEKNNQDHYILNMDDIEDDDFERY, from the coding sequence ATGTTTAATAATATAAGTTTAAGAAAAAAACTGATATTTATACTGTTGATTATAAATATTATTTTTTTTTCTGCTATTGGTTTTTCAGTAAAAAAGTCAACAGATTCATTAACAGAACAGGCATACCATCAACTGGAAAGTATTCGTGAAGTTAAAAAAATACAGATTGCCTATTTTTTCAATGAAAGACAAGCTAATATGGGCGCTCTTATGGAAACTGCAGCAAGTTTTAAGCAGGCAGCTTTTAAAAAACTCCAAACAGTTCAGGATATAAAAAAAGCGCAGATTTCCACTTATTTCCAGGAATGTACAAATAATATTACTATTATAGCCCAAAATCCTGTTATTTTAGAATCTCTTGATGCTTTTGCATCTGTTTTTGATGAAAAAGGCAGTTATGATCAAGATTTTTATAATTATCTTGAACAGATAAAATATGGAAATTCATTTAGAAGATATAAAGAGATTTATGAATATGAAGACATGCTTCTTGTCAATGCACAAGGAAGGATTGTTTTTTCTCTGAATAAGGAGTCTGACCTTGCCCAGAATTTAACTGACGGTCCCCTGGAATATAGTGGAATCGGCAGATGTTTTCAAGCCTGTAAGTCTGATGTCTCAATTCAGGATTTTGAGCCTTATCCTCCGGCAGATAATCGTTTCCAGGCTTTTATCGGCGCTCCTGTTATGGAAACTGATGAATTCAGGGGTGCTTTGATCTTTAAGATAGGTACAAAAACCTTAAATACCATAATGCAGAGACGCCAGGGAATGGGGAAAACAGGAGAATCTTATCTTGTTGGAAGCACAGGCGGAAATATAAGTTTTCGCAGTGACAGGATTATCCAGCAAGGGGTTTTTGGGGAATCAGCACCAGGAACCGAGATTGCCAATGCTCTTTCAGGTCTTTCAGGTTCAACAGTTAAAATAGATAAAAAACAAAATCTTGAGATAGTACAATATGATCCATTAAACATAAAAGGCCTTAACTGGGGCATGATAACTGAAATGGGGCTTGAAGAGGTCATTTCACCTCAATTTGAAGGAACCAGTGAAGATTATTTTACACGATATATAAATCATTATGGATATTCAGACCTTTATCTTATTCATCCTGACGGCAGTATTTTTTATTCTGTAAAACATAAATCTGATTATCTTACCAATATTATTAAAGATAAATATGCAGATTCAGGATTGGGAGATATGGTCAAAAATATTTTAAAAACAAAAGAATTTCAGTTTGCTGATTTTAAACCCTATGAGCCTTCAGACCACAAACCGGCTGCTTTTATTGGTCAGCCTGTTTTAAATAATGATAAAATTGAGCTGATTGTTGCAGTCCAGATTCCCATTGATATAATAAACAGGTTTATGCAGGAAAGTGCTGGCATGGGAGAAACAGGAGAAACCTATCTTTTAGGACAGGACAGGCGTATGAGATCAGACTCCCGGTCTGACAGTGAACATTATTCTGTAATAAGCTCTTTTGCCAGTCTGGAGAAAGGAATTGCCAGTACGGAAGCTGGTGAAAAAGCACTTGCAGGAGAAACAGGCAGGGGTATTTTTTTAAATTACCTGGGAAAAAAGGTTCTTTCAGCATACACTCCCCTTGATTTATGGGGTACAAGATGGGCTTTAATTGCTGAAATTAACACTGCTGAAGCTTTTGCAGGTATTGAAAACCTTAAACTTATTGCAGTTATAATCATTATTACAGCAGTTATTTTTATCCTTATTCTTTTTTCATATTTTGCAAGAAATATTGTAGCACCGGTAAACAGGATTGCAATGCTTGCCCAGAAAATTTCAAAAGGCGATTTTTCAGACTCATCAGCTGGGAATTTAACAAAATCAGATATAACAAGAATGGATGAAATCGGTGTAATGACAAGAGCTGTAAAAATTATGAGTGCAGAGATACAAAAGGTTTTAAATGAAACTGATTTACTGATAAAATCTGTAAGCAGGGGACAGCTTGATATCCGGGGCAGGTCTGAATCCTTTGAAGGAGGGTGGCAGGACCTGGTTGAAGGTATTAACAAGGTTATTGACGCATTTGTCAAACCCTTTCAAATGACTGCTCAATATATTAAGCGAATATCAGAAGGTGATATCCCTGAAAAGATAAGCCAGGAGTATAAAGGAGATTTTAATGAAATAATAAATAATCTGAATATGCTCATACATAATCTGGGGCACACTGTATTGATGGCAGAAAAGCTTGCCCGGGGAGATTTATCTGTTAAGGTTAATATTTTGTCAAAAAAGGATATGCTTGGCAAATCTCTTGATATGATGCTTAACACCTTAAAAAGTATAATAGGAGATATTAATAGTCTGACAAAAGCTGCTTCTGAAGGCAGATTAAGCATCCGGGGCAATCCAGGTAAGTTTGAGGGAGAATATGCAGAAATTATCAAAGGAATTAACGACACCCTTGATTCTGTTATCAATCCTTTGAATATTGCTGCTGATTATATTGCAAAGATTTCAATTGGAGATTTTCCAGATGACATTGAACAGGAGTTTAAAGGGGATTTTAACAGTATCAAATATAATATTAATCAATTGTTGTCAAATCTTAGGGCTGCTGTTCAAATAGCTGAAAAAATTGCTGCCGGGAATTTATCAGTTAAGGTTAATATTCTTTCAGAAAACGATGTTTTAGGCCGTTCTCTTTCTGTAATGATTGACACAATAAATGATATTGTCAAAGATATTAATAATCTGACAGCTTCTGCCCTTGAAGGAAAACTTAAAATCAGGGGAGATGAAGGTAAATTCGGGGGTGAGTATGCAAGTATAATCAAAGGTGTTAATTCTACTCTGGATGCAGTAGTCAATCCCCTGAACCAGACTGCGGACTATGTTGACCGTATTTCCAAAGGAGATATCCCTGAAAAAATTACAGAAAACTATAAAGGTGATTTTAATGAAATAAGAAATAACCTGAATTCAATGATTGAAAAGCTTACCAGGTTTGCCATTGATGTTCAAAATGCAGCAGAACAGGTTGCAACAGGCAGTGAACAATTAAGTTCCAGTGCAGACCAGGTATCCCAGGGAACTTCTCAACAGGCAGCAGGCATTGAGGAAATTTCCAGTTCTATGGAAGAAATGAGCAGCATGGTAAGGCAGAGTGCAGATAATGCCAGGCAGACAGCAGCAATTGCCATGAAAACAGCACAGGATACCAATGAAGGCAAAGAAGCTGTCCAGGAAACTGTCAAGGCAATGAAAACAATTTCTGAAAAAATTCATATTATAGAAGACATAGCAAGGCAGACCAATATGCTGGCACTTAATGCTGCAATAGAGGCTGCCCGTGCAGGTGACCATGGTAAAGGCTTTGCTGTGGTTGCCGCTGAAATCCGTAAACTGGCTGAAAAAAGTCAAAAAGCAGCCCAATCCATAAACACCCTGTCTGCTGCTAATGTTGAAATTTCGGAAAATGCAGGACTGCTTTTGGATAATATGGTTACAGGAATTCAAAAAACATCTGAATTGATTCAGGAAATAAGTATCTCAAGTTCAGAACAATCTGACGGTATTGTACAGGTAAACAAGGCTGTTCAGCAGCTGGATCAGATAATTCAGTTAAATGCATCATCAACACAGGAAATGGCTTCAGCCAGCCTGGATTTTTCATCCCAGGCAGACCGGCTGCTGAAATCAGCTTCTTTTTTTAAAACTCCTAAAAAAATCAACCCAGACACCAGCAAAATTGAACTAAAAGAAAAGTCCGGCAGACCCTTTCAAGAAAAGTCCAAGATACCAGAAAAAAACAATCAAGATCATTATATTTTAAATATGGATGATATTGAGGACGATGATTTTGAGAGGTATTAA
- a CDS encoding AAA family ATPase, with amino-acid sequence MPIITISRGSYSRGKEVAEKAAEVLGYECISRDILLEASEEFNIPEIKLVRALHDSPSVLERFTHGKERYVSYIRKSLLQHVQKDNVVYHGLAGHYFLLDIPHVFKVRIIADMDDRVKEEVRRENISKEKALYILKKDDDERRKWGLRVYGIDTWDSRLYDIVLKVSALTVDDTVDIICHAVQKPIFKTSPESQKILNDKLLSAKVHAAIVKLLPMAKVTSDNGVVYIGSTDAPLNLKNNVLNDIKHTAEKVEGVKEIVLCVHETTTSRSVNPFHNI; translated from the coding sequence ATGCCGATTATCACCATATCAAGAGGATCGTACAGCCGAGGCAAAGAAGTTGCTGAAAAAGCTGCTGAAGTGCTGGGCTATGAATGTATTTCCAGGGACATCCTGCTGGAAGCATCCGAAGAATTCAATATACCTGAAATCAAACTTGTCAGGGCACTTCATGATTCACCCTCAGTACTTGAACGATTTACACACGGCAAAGAGCGGTATGTCAGTTATATACGCAAATCACTCTTGCAGCATGTTCAAAAAGACAATGTGGTTTATCACGGACTGGCCGGACACTATTTTCTTCTAGATATCCCCCATGTTTTCAAGGTCAGGATCATTGCAGACATGGACGACCGGGTAAAAGAAGAGGTCAGGCGGGAAAATATCTCAAAAGAAAAAGCTCTTTATATTTTAAAAAAAGATGATGATGAACGCCGCAAATGGGGGCTTCGGGTTTACGGCATTGATACATGGGACAGCAGGCTTTATGATATTGTCCTGAAAGTCAGTGCCTTAACAGTTGATGATACTGTTGATATAATCTGTCATGCTGTTCAAAAACCAATATTTAAAACAAGCCCTGAATCCCAGAAAATTCTCAATGATAAACTTCTTTCTGCAAAGGTTCATGCTGCTATTGTGAAATTGCTGCCAATGGCTAAGGTTACATCTGATAATGGTGTTGTATATATCGGCAGTACAGATGCACCCTTAAACTTAAAAAATAATGTTTTAAATGATATTAAGCACACTGCAGAAAAAGTTGAAGGCGTTAAAGAAATCGTTCTTTGTGTTCATGAAACAACAACCAGCCGTTCAGTAAACCCTTTTCATAATATATAA
- a CDS encoding carbon-nitrogen hydrolase family protein: MEKNILTHKLKTRNLLHTDYDEVRKIMDVSYAGMGGSWEKQEYATLMSLFPEGQICIEDRGVVVAAALTLIIDYSSLEHDHSYEDIVSDGRFESHDNEGDYLYGIDLFVHKDYQGMRLGRRLYDARKELCEKLNLKGIIIGGRIPGYSRYHKEMSPGEYIKKVKNREIVDKVLTFQLSNDFHPKRAIRNYIPADKASKSHAVFLVWDNIFFQAKKKHVWGRKSNVRIGIAQWQMRQFLSLEELLQQVEFFVDTVSGYHADLIMFPELFNAPLLSRYNQEDPPQAMRHLADYTDKLIDEMLQMAVSYNINIVAGSLPKNQDHKLYNVSFLCRRDGTYDSQYKLHITPDETEYWGLTGGHELKIFNTDIGKIGILVCYDVEFPELSRMLADKGMKILLVPFWTDTKNGYLRIRRCAQARAIENECYVAISGSVGNLPKVENMDIQYSQSAIFTPSDFAFPHDAIAAETTPNTEMTLIADIDLDLLKELRKHGSVRNLESRRKDLYKIEWLA, from the coding sequence ATGGAAAAAAATATTTTAACCCATAAGCTTAAAACAAGAAATCTTCTTCATACTGATTATGATGAAGTAAGAAAGATAATGGATGTATCTTATGCAGGAATGGGAGGATCATGGGAAAAACAGGAATACGCAACCCTGATGTCGCTTTTTCCTGAAGGGCAGATATGTATTGAAGACAGGGGGGTGGTTGTAGCAGCAGCATTAACTCTTATAATTGATTATTCCAGCCTGGAACATGACCATTCTTATGAAGATATTGTATCTGACGGCAGGTTTGAAAGCCATGATAATGAGGGCGATTATCTCTATGGCATAGACCTTTTTGTACATAAGGATTACCAGGGAATGCGCCTGGGCAGACGGCTCTACGATGCAAGAAAGGAGTTATGCGAAAAACTGAATTTAAAAGGAATTATCATAGGCGGCCGCATTCCTGGATATTCCAGGTACCACAAGGAAATGAGTCCTGGTGAATATATTAAAAAAGTAAAGAACCGGGAGATCGTGGATAAAGTATTGACCTTTCAATTATCTAATGACTTTCACCCCAAGCGGGCAATCAGAAATTACATTCCTGCTGATAAGGCATCCAAAAGTCATGCGGTTTTCCTGGTCTGGGACAATATCTTTTTTCAGGCAAAAAAAAAACATGTCTGGGGGCGGAAGTCAAATGTCCGCATTGGAATTGCTCAATGGCAGATGCGCCAGTTTTTATCTCTGGAAGAACTTCTCCAGCAGGTAGAGTTCTTTGTTGATACTGTTTCAGGCTATCATGCAGATTTAATAATGTTTCCCGAACTTTTTAATGCTCCCCTCCTGTCCAGGTATAACCAGGAAGACCCTCCCCAGGCCATGCGGCATCTGGCTGATTATACCGATAAATTAATAGATGAAATGCTGCAAATGGCTGTGAGCTACAATATCAATATTGTTGCCGGAAGCCTTCCTAAAAACCAGGATCATAAACTGTATAATGTTTCATTTTTATGCCGCCGTGACGGTACATATGATTCCCAGTATAAACTGCATATTACTCCTGATGAAACCGAATACTGGGGACTTACAGGAGGGCATGAGCTTAAAATATTTAATACTGATATAGGTAAAATCGGCATATTGGTCTGCTATGACGTGGAATTTCCAGAACTATCCAGAATGCTGGCAGACAAGGGAATGAAAATTCTCCTGGTTCCTTTCTGGACAGATACAAAAAACGGTTATCTCAGAATCCGAAGATGCGCCCAGGCAAGGGCTATTGAAAATGAGTGCTATGTTGCCATATCAGGAAGTGTGGGCAATCTGCCAAAGGTGGAAAATATGGATATTCAGTATTCCCAGTCTGCTATATTTACCCCATCTGATTTTGCATTTCCCCATGATGCTATTGCAGCCGAGACAACGCCAAATACTGAAATGACACTTATTGCAGATATTGATCTTGATCTATTAAAAGAACTCAGGAAACACGGAAGTGTCAGAAATCTCGAAAGCAGGCGTAAAGACCTTTATAAAATTGAGTGGCTTGCTTAA
- a CDS encoding alpha/beta fold hydrolase, with protein MSKLNITGNKIFYIQAADCNLRVKSIKPDNLKNNLPPLIFLHEGLGCIEMWKDFPEKLCNVLGAYGLIYERKGYGKMADRFGRKWPYDYLVKEATIYLPAFLKACNIKNAILVGHSDGGSIALIGAAERGDMIHSIITEAAHVFVEDITTLGIKEVVDSYENKNLKEKLARYHGKNTDTIFYRWAETWLDPEYRQWNIESFMPKITCPLLVLQGEDDEYATSAQVQKIKNQVSGPVKTELVPNCGHIPHFQAGEKVLEIMKDFILKNNSTPNLLRH; from the coding sequence ATGTCAAAATTAAATATTACTGGAAATAAAATTTTTTACATCCAGGCTGCTGACTGCAATCTCAGGGTAAAAAGCATTAAACCAGATAATCTTAAAAATAATCTCCCGCCCTTAATATTTCTTCATGAAGGGCTTGGATGTATTGAAATGTGGAAGGATTTTCCTGAAAAACTCTGCAATGTCTTAGGAGCTTACGGCCTGATCTATGAAAGAAAAGGATATGGAAAAATGGCTGACAGATTTGGGAGAAAATGGCCTTATGATTATCTTGTTAAGGAAGCGACAATATATCTGCCTGCATTTTTAAAAGCATGTAATATTAAAAATGCAATTCTTGTAGGACATAGTGACGGAGGATCCATAGCCCTGATCGGAGCTGCTGAACGTGGAGATATGATTCACAGCATAATTACCGAAGCTGCACATGTTTTTGTTGAAGATATTACAACCCTGGGCATAAAGGAAGTTGTGGACAGCTATGAAAACAAGAATCTAAAGGAAAAACTTGCCAGGTACCACGGGAAAAATACAGATACCATATTTTACCGGTGGGCAGAGACCTGGCTTGATCCTGAATACAGGCAGTGGAATATTGAATCCTTCATGCCCAAGATAACCTGTCCCCTCCTGGTTCTTCAGGGTGAAGATGATGAATATGCCACTTCAGCCCAGGTACAAAAAATTAAAAACCAGGTCTCAGGCCCTGTTAAAACAGAACTTGTTCCCAATTGCGGCCATATACCTCATTTTCAGGCAGGAGAAAAGGTTTTGGAAATTATGAAAGATTTTATTTTAAAAAATAATTCAACACCAAATTTATTGAGGCACTAA
- a CDS encoding response regulator: MDNQAKILIIDDEKDILVIFKEMLELQGFHVQTANNGKHGIEVFKSHEFDLVITDIRMPEMDGLEVIKCLKELDRYLEIIVLTGYASVDIAIEALKAGRAFDFFSKPVDNYDVFFNTIRQAIEKRKLKIGNNLLLKEVIKHRDHLEEMVSLRTAELEQEISERKKAELELRKAKEKAETANLAKSQFIARISHELRTPMNAIIGLAHLTLETCLDDNQNEYVSSIQAAARKLLFIINEILDFSELENHKTIIENQDFKLSHVLDNILEPYKIQAKEKGIDMNLTIDKSIPEILIGDKIKLQRILTNLTDNALKFTSKGKIIIKAELIKKNSENKVELIFSIIDTGIGIKEEKICEIFEPFTQADGSLSRSYGGTGLGLCICRQMTEMIGGRLWVDSLEGHGSNFMFTAKFGYLP, from the coding sequence ATGGATAATCAAGCAAAGATCCTGATAATTGATGATGAAAAAGATATCCTTGTTATATTTAAAGAGATGCTTGAATTACAGGGATTTCATGTGCAGACGGCAAATAATGGAAAACATGGCATAGAAGTATTTAAATCTCATGAATTTGATCTTGTGATTACAGATATTCGTATGCCTGAAATGGATGGGCTGGAGGTTATCAAATGTTTGAAAGAATTAGACCGCTATCTTGAAATTATTGTATTAACAGGTTATGCTTCTGTTGATATTGCAATTGAAGCATTAAAAGCAGGCAGGGCTTTTGATTTTTTTAGCAAACCTGTTGATAATTATGATGTATTTTTTAACACAATACGCCAGGCCATAGAAAAAAGAAAACTTAAAATAGGAAATAATCTATTATTAAAAGAAGTCATAAAACACAGGGATCATCTTGAAGAAATGGTTTCCCTTCGCACAGCTGAACTTGAACAGGAAATATCTGAAAGAAAAAAAGCAGAGCTTGAGCTGAGAAAAGCCAAAGAAAAGGCTGAAACTGCAAATCTTGCAAAAAGTCAGTTTATTGCAAGAATCAGCCATGAACTCAGGACACCCATGAATGCAATTATCGGCCTGGCACACTTAACCCTGGAAACCTGTCTTGATGATAACCAGAATGAATATGTATCCAGTATTCAGGCAGCTGCCAGAAAATTACTTTTTATTATTAATGAAATTCTTGATTTCTCCGAACTTGAAAACCATAAAACAATTATTGAAAACCAGGATTTCAAACTTAGCCATGTATTGGACAATATACTTGAACCGTATAAAATCCAGGCCAAAGAAAAAGGTATTGACATGAACCTGACAATTGACAAGTCCATACCAGAAATCCTTATCGGCGATAAGATTAAACTTCAAAGAATCTTGACAAACCTGACTGACAATGCTTTAAAATTTACCTCAAAAGGAAAAATCATTATAAAAGCAGAATTAATTAAAAAGAATTCTGAAAATAAGGTTGAACTGATCTTTTCAATAATAGATACAGGCATTGGGATTAAAGAAGAAAAAATATGTGAAATATTTGAACCCTTTACCCAGGCCGACGGTTCCCTGTCAAGGTCATATGGAGGCACGGGCCTGGGACTCTGCATTTGCAGGCAGATGACAGAGATGATAGGAGGCAGGTTATGGGTTGACAGTCTTGAGGGTCATGGAAGCAATTTTATGTTTACTGCAAAATTCGGATATCTGCCATAA
- a CDS encoding C4-dicarboxylate TRAP transporter substrate-binding protein has protein sequence MKYKSRVFIFLMLIMAVMAFTGSSLSAQTILKMNHQFPAAASGSKLDQWFADEIKRATNNEIEIRIFWSNALGSPKKNLVLLSSGIIDMAAMSPGYFPLELPFFSASNSIPMGMDNICQASVIMQSFMKHIPQFADEAEANNIRPLFFHLINPYLLVTKKPVTKFSDLKGLRIRVWGEYMPEMVKAANGKPMNIFLPDLYETMKRGVLDACPFSLDLVKTYKIYETAKHITEVVLWEGTGWGIWISEKSWAKLSPEHQKIFADTADKVWAKDMAITAEAEVEARKFLKYQGVEFHEFPPEELAKWQAANPDFFENWIKKMESMEKGEPARQTVELWKDLRQIVKCPNITDNN, from the coding sequence ATGAAATATAAAAGCAGAGTATTTATTTTTTTAATGTTAATTATGGCTGTCATGGCATTTACAGGCAGCAGTTTATCAGCACAGACCATATTGAAAATGAACCACCAGTTTCCAGCAGCAGCATCAGGTTCAAAGCTGGATCAATGGTTTGCAGATGAAATAAAAAGAGCTACAAACAATGAAATAGAAATCAGGATATTCTGGTCAAATGCCCTTGGATCTCCTAAAAAAAATCTTGTATTATTAAGCAGCGGAATAATTGATATGGCGGCCATGTCTCCAGGATATTTTCCTTTGGAACTGCCTTTTTTCAGTGCTTCCAATTCAATTCCAATGGGCATGGACAATATCTGCCAGGCAAGTGTTATTATGCAGTCTTTTATGAAGCATATCCCCCAATTTGCAGATGAAGCAGAAGCTAACAATATCCGTCCTCTTTTTTTCCATCTTATTAATCCATATCTTTTGGTTACAAAAAAACCAGTTACAAAATTTTCCGATTTAAAGGGCCTCAGGATTCGTGTATGGGGTGAATATATGCCGGAAATGGTAAAAGCTGCAAATGGAAAACCCATGAATATTTTTCTCCCAGACCTTTATGAAACCATGAAACGAGGAGTCCTTGATGCCTGTCCTTTTTCACTGGATCTTGTTAAAACCTATAAAATATATGAGACCGCAAAACACATTACTGAAGTAGTATTGTGGGAGGGTACCGGCTGGGGTATCTGGATTAGTGAAAAATCCTGGGCAAAGCTTTCCCCTGAGCATCAAAAGATATTTGCTGACACTGCTGATAAAGTATGGGCCAAGGATATGGCAATAACAGCAGAGGCTGAAGTTGAAGCCAGGAAATTTTTAAAATATCAAGGAGTTGAATTTCATGAATTTCCTCCTGAAGAACTGGCAAAATGGCAGGCTGCCAATCCTGATTTTTTTGAAAACTGGATCAAAAAAATGGAATCTATGGAAAAAGGTGAGCCTGCAAGACAGACTGTGGAATTATGGAAGGATTTAAGGCAGATTGTTAAATGCCCGAATATTACAGATAATAATTAA